From the Exiguobacterium marinum DSM 16307 genome, the window ATGGATTTTTCGCATGTCGCCAAGGTAAATCACGCTTTTCACGATTGAACCAGGTGACCAATTCCTCATTGAATTGATGAATATTATAATTTGTGAACAATTTATCAAGATTAAGCATTGTGTTTCCCCTCGTTTTAAAAATATTGTATGATAAATAAGAATAGATGACGTTATTATTGTATTTATTGATGGAGGTGCTGAAGCACATTGGATACTGCGACACACATTGGTATGGGACTTGGTTTAAGTGCCATCGCGACACTCAGCCCGGAAGTGTCAGGTGATGCACAAATGTTTCTGGCCATGACAGCGACGGCTCTCGTCGGCTCGCATGCACCAGACTTCGACACCGTCTTTAAGTTAAAAGGAAATAGTACGTATTTACGCCAGCATCGTGGTCGTTCACACGGAATAACCGCACTTCTTGCTTGGCCAATCATTGTCAGTGCCGTCATCGGGACGGTCCTTGGCGTCAATCCCGCTTCCTTATGGGTAATGGCACAAATTGCCGTGTTACTACATGTCACGGTCGACTTGTTCAACGCTTACGGAACGCAAGCGCTGCAGCCATTTTCGAAAAAATGGATTGGTTGGGGCGTCATCGGAACGTTCGATCCGTACTTGTTCTCTGCTTATTATGGTGCATATGCATTATGGATGATAACCGGTGCGACTGTCCCTATTTTTGCATTGCTCATTGCGCTTGTCATCAGTTACTATGCAATTCAGTTTAAATTGCGTAACCGTGCGCTCGCTACAGTAGCAAGACACTTTGCTGGTGCACACGAGTTATTCATCTCGCCAGGAATCGGTTGGGATGACTGGCATGTCGCCGTGCGTTTCCGTGACGGTCTCGGAGCTGTCAAAGTAAAGAAAGGGAAAGTCATCGAGTGTGGTCGCTTTCGCGATAAACCGATGCCAGGGGAAGAAGACCTTCATTTCGTAGAGGCTCGAAAAAATGCAGATTTGCAGGCGTTCCTCGAGTTTTCCAAAATTCATACGTACACTGTGACACGCCATAACGGAATGATTGAATACCGTTTCACGAACTTACGGTATTTCTCGAAAAATATGTATCCGTTCGTCGCTGTCGTCATCGTAGACGAGCAGTCGAATGAGGTCTTGTCTTCATTCACTGGATGGGTATTCAGCGAAGACAGTCTCCAGAAAAAATTAGTATATGAACAATAAAAAGTCGCTCAGGTGAGCGACTTTTCTTATGCCTCAACTTCAGTGAACTGAAGCTCGAACTCAAATTTGACTTTCTTGTCGACGAGGACGCCGCCCGCCTCGAGCGCTTGGTTCCACGTCAATCCATAGTCCTCACGGTTGAGCGAACCTTCACCGGAGAAAGCGTGCTTCATGTTGCCCCACGGATCTTTTGCGCTTCCTTCATACTCCACTTCAAACGTTTCTTCCCGCGTCGTTCCTCGAATCGTCAAATCCCCTGTCAATTCGAATTCTCCGCCCCCTTTTGAACGGAAAGAAGTCGAATGAAAGACGAGATGCGGATACTCCTCGGCGTTGAAAAAATCGCCTGAACGGAGGTGGTTATCCCGATCCGTGTTGTTGGTGTCGATCGATACTGCCTGAATCGTCACCTTCACACTCGCATTCGCTAGATCGTTCGGCTCACCATTTGCCTTAATATCAAATTCTTTGAACTCGCCCTTCACTTTTGAAATCATCATATGTTTGACAGTAAATGTGATTGAACTATGCGCCTGGTCAACTTGATATGTCTTAGCCATCTTAGTTCACTCCTTATAGGTAATTGAATGATGTACACAATGTACTGATTACCACAAATCTTGACTTCAAAACGTTTTTACAAAAGATTGACAAATTATTGTCAAAAAATTTTGACTTTTATCACAACGGACCGTTACGATAAAAAAAGGGAGTCGTTCGCTTACTTAAAAATGTAAGCGCATACATAACTCCTCTATCTCGTATGAAAAGGGAGGAACGAACATGATTTATGAAGTACCGAACTCAGCAGGAACAAAAGTACAGTTTAAGGACCGTTACGACAACTTTATTAACGGAAAGTGGACCGCACCGGCTGGTGGGGAATACTTTGAAAACACATCTCCTGTAAATGGGAAAGTACTATGTGAAGTCGCCCGCTCAACGAAAGAGGATGTTGAACTCGCTTTGGATGCCGCTCATGCAGCCAAAGACGATTGGGGCAAAACGTCCGTCGCGGAACGTTCTATCATCTTAAATAAAATCGCCGATCGCATGGAAGAGAATCTCGAGATGCTCGCGTATGCAGAAACGTGGGAGAACGGTAAAGCAGTACGAGAAACACTTAATGCCGACCTTCCTCTCGCGATCGACCACTTCCGTTACTTCGCCGGTGTGATTCGTTCACAAGAAGGCGGAATCAGTGAACTCGACAACGATACAGTCGCTTATCACTTCCATGAGCCGCTCGGCGTTGTCGCTCAAATCATTCCGTGGAACTTCCCGATTTTAATGGCTGTCTGGAAACTCGCTCCGGCGCTCGCAGCCGGAAACTGTGTCGTGTTAAAACCAGCCGAACAAACACCTTCTTCCATCATGGTCCTCATGGAACTCATTGAAGACTTATTACCACCAGGCGTCCTCAACATCATCAACGGTTTCGGACTTGAAGCAGGGAAACCACTCGCATCGAGCAATCGTATCGATAAAGTCGCTTTCACGGGTGAAACGACGACGGGTCGCCTCATCATGCAGTACGCTTCTCAAAACATCATCCCCGTCACACTCGAGCTCGGTGGGAAATCTCCGAACATCTTCTTCGCGGATATCATGGAAGCGGATGATGATTTCTTTGATAAAGCGATCGAAGGCCTCGTCATGTTCGCGTTGAACCAAGGGGAAGTATGTACGTGCCCATCCCGCGCGTTGATTCAAGAATCCATCTATGACAAATTCATGGAGCGTGTGCTAGAGCGCGTCAAAGCGATCAAACTCGGGAACCCGCTCGATTCTGACGTCATGATGGGTGCACAAGCTTCGAACGAACAGATGGAGAAAATCCTCTCTTATCTTGAAATCGGGAAAGAGGAAGGCGCAGAGTGCTTAATCGGTGGCGAACGTAACATGATGGACGGAGACCTGGCGGATGGTTATTACATTCAACCGACCATCTTCAAAGGTCATAACAAGATGCGCATCTTCCAAGAAGAGATTTTCGGACCGGTCTTATCGGTGACGACGTTCAAAGATGATGCGGAAGCACTCGCTATCGCGAACGATACGCTCTACGGTCTTGGGGCAGGCGTGTGGACACGTGACATGAACCGTGCCTATCGCTTTGGTCGTGAAATCCAAGCAGGTCGCGTCTGGATCAACTGCTACCATTCATATCCGGCACACGCTGCGTTCGGCGGCTATAAAATGTCTGGGATTGGACGCGAGAACCATAAGATGATGCTCGGTCATTATCAACGGACGAAAAACATGCTCGTCAGCTACAGCGAACAGAAGCTCGGGTTCTTCTAAGATGGTGAAACGAGTCGAGGCCACCCCCGCCGCGCTCGAACTGATCGAACGCCTGAAATCGAAACACGGTCCCCTCCTCTTTCATCAGTCTGGAGGATGCTGTGATGGAAGTTCACCCATGTGCTTTCCACGCGACGAGTTCATGGTGGGCGATCATGATGTGCTCCTCGGCGAAATCGGCGAGACACCGTTCTATATCCATGAGAAACAATACGATTATTGGAAACATACACAACTAATCATCGATGTGGTCGATGGTCGAGGCGGTATGTTCTCACTCGAAGGTGTCGAAGGGAAACGATTTTTAGGACGTTCTCGAGTCTTTACAGAAGAAGAGCGTAAAGCGCTAAAACAAAACACCCCGCGCTCACGATGAGCGCGGGGATGTTTCGTCATTTACTCTGCATTTTAAATCGTAAATACAATTCGTTATAGTAAGCGTTCATCCGCTTCCCTAGATTTTCATATACTTCGAGTTCTTGCGTCACGTCGCGAGACGGATAGAATCGTTCATCTGATGTCACTTCCTCATCCAAAAAGTCGAGAGCGGCATCGTTCGGAGTCGAATAGCCCACATAATCCGTGTTACGCGCCGCGATCTCAGCATCTAACATGAAGTCGATAAACTCGTGCGCACCGTCCACGTTTTGTGCCGTACTTGGAATGACGAGGTTATCGAACCAAAGATTCGTGCCTTCTTCCGGAATGACATATGTCAGTTCTTCGTTCTCATACATGATTTCTGAGGCGTCACCGGACCAGACGACGGCCGCTGCCGCTTCACGGTTTGCCATCAACATTTTAATCTCATCTCCGACAATGGCTTTAATGTTTGGCCAAAGCGTTTCTAACTTTTGCTCCGCTTCAATCAACTCATCTTTGTTCGTCGTATTGAGCGAATAACCTAGCGAGTTCAAACCGAAGCCCATCACTTCTCGTGTTCCGTCCGCAAGGAGGATATCGTTCTCAAGCGGCATCTCCCATAAGTCGTTCCACGATGTGATTTCTTCGTCAACTAATTCAGGATTATAGACGATCCCGACCGTTCCCCAGAAGTAAGGGACCGAGTACTTGTTACCCGGGTCGAACGATTTATCGAGGAAGCGTGGGTCGATGTTATCAAAATTCTCGAGCTTGTCGTAGTCGATTGGAAGGAGCAAATCCTCTTCAATCATCTTACTAATCGCATAGTCTGAAGGGACAGCGACGTCGAAGGCCGTACCACCTTGCTCAATTTTCGTGAGCATCGCTTCGTTCGAGTCGAATGTTTGATAGACGACCTTCAACCCGCTCTGCTCTTCGAACTCCCCAATCAAATCCTCATCGATATAGTCTCCCCAGTTATAGACGACAAGCGTATTGTCGCCACCAAACCCTTGCGCAGCGTTCAGTTGCTGAATCCAAAGAAGGAGACCAAAGCTGACAACCAATGGCACAGCCAGCATGATGACTATTTTTTTCATCGTCTAACCTCCTTTGATCCTCGTTGCGACAACACATAATATCCAATGACAAGAATAAGGGTGAAGACGAACAAAATCGCAGACAGC encodes:
- a CDS encoding ABC transporter substrate-binding protein; the protein is MKKIVIMLAVPLVVSFGLLLWIQQLNAAQGFGGDNTLVVYNWGDYIDEDLIGEFEEQSGLKVVYQTFDSNEAMLTKIEQGGTAFDVAVPSDYAISKMIEEDLLLPIDYDKLENFDNIDPRFLDKSFDPGNKYSVPYFWGTVGIVYNPELVDEEITSWNDLWEMPLENDILLADGTREVMGFGLNSLGYSLNTTNKDELIEAEQKLETLWPNIKAIVGDEIKMLMANREAAAAVVWSGDASEIMYENEELTYVIPEEGTNLWFDNLVIPSTAQNVDGAHEFIDFMLDAEIAARNTDYVGYSTPNDAALDFLDEEVTSDERFYPSRDVTQELEVYENLGKRMNAYYNELYLRFKMQSK
- a CDS encoding DUF779 domain-containing protein, which codes for MVKRVEATPAALELIERLKSKHGPLLFHQSGGCCDGSSPMCFPRDEFMVGDHDVLLGEIGETPFYIHEKQYDYWKHTQLIIDVVDGRGGMFSLEGVEGKRFLGRSRVFTEEERKALKQNTPRSR
- a CDS encoding YceI family protein — its product is MAKTYQVDQAHSSITFTVKHMMISKVKGEFKEFDIKANGEPNDLANASVKVTIQAVSIDTNNTDRDNHLRSGDFFNAEEYPHLVFHSTSFRSKGGGEFELTGDLTIRGTTREETFEVEYEGSAKDPWGNMKHAFSGEGSLNREDYGLTWNQALEAGGVLVDKKVKFEFELQFTEVEA
- a CDS encoding metal-dependent hydrolase; translation: MDTATHIGMGLGLSAIATLSPEVSGDAQMFLAMTATALVGSHAPDFDTVFKLKGNSTYLRQHRGRSHGITALLAWPIIVSAVIGTVLGVNPASLWVMAQIAVLLHVTVDLFNAYGTQALQPFSKKWIGWGVIGTFDPYLFSAYYGAYALWMITGATVPIFALLIALVISYYAIQFKLRNRALATVARHFAGAHELFISPGIGWDDWHVAVRFRDGLGAVKVKKGKVIECGRFRDKPMPGEEDLHFVEARKNADLQAFLEFSKIHTYTVTRHNGMIEYRFTNLRYFSKNMYPFVAVVIVDEQSNEVLSSFTGWVFSEDSLQKKLVYEQ
- the adh gene encoding aldehyde dehydrogenase — its product is MIYEVPNSAGTKVQFKDRYDNFINGKWTAPAGGEYFENTSPVNGKVLCEVARSTKEDVELALDAAHAAKDDWGKTSVAERSIILNKIADRMEENLEMLAYAETWENGKAVRETLNADLPLAIDHFRYFAGVIRSQEGGISELDNDTVAYHFHEPLGVVAQIIPWNFPILMAVWKLAPALAAGNCVVLKPAEQTPSSIMVLMELIEDLLPPGVLNIINGFGLEAGKPLASSNRIDKVAFTGETTTGRLIMQYASQNIIPVTLELGGKSPNIFFADIMEADDDFFDKAIEGLVMFALNQGEVCTCPSRALIQESIYDKFMERVLERVKAIKLGNPLDSDVMMGAQASNEQMEKILSYLEIGKEEGAECLIGGERNMMDGDLADGYYIQPTIFKGHNKMRIFQEEIFGPVLSVTTFKDDAEALAIANDTLYGLGAGVWTRDMNRAYRFGREIQAGRVWINCYHSYPAHAAFGGYKMSGIGRENHKMMLGHYQRTKNMLVSYSEQKLGFF